From a single Apium graveolens cultivar Ventura chromosome 2, ASM990537v1, whole genome shotgun sequence genomic region:
- the LOC141699967 gene encoding cationic amino acid transporter 1-like has protein sequence MKKNLSWWDLMWFGMGAVIGAGIFVLTGLEARDHAGPAVVLSYVVSGISALLSVFCYIEFTLEIPVSGGLFAYLRVELGEFVAFIAVGNIILEYIIGGAAVARSWTSYLATLCNQDLDDFRIYASALADDYNHLDPVAIGIIIIICLFAVFSTKGSSCLNYIASCVHVIVILFTIIVGLMKADTDNYRDFAPYKARGIFKASAVLFCLCWI, from the exons ATGAAGAAGAATCTATCGTGGTGGGATCTAATGTGGTTTGGCATGGGAGCAGTGATTGGAGCTGGAATATTTGTTCTTACCGGGTTAGAAGCGCGTGATCATGCTGGTCCTGCTGTTGTTCTCTCCTATGTCGTCTCTGGAATCTCTGCTTTGCTATCTGTATTTTGCTACATTGAGTTTACTTTGGAAATCCCGGTTTCAG GTGGCTTATTTGCCTATCTAAGAGTAGAACTCGGTGAGTTTGTGGCCTTCATTGCTGTTGGAAACATAATTCTTGAGTACATAATTGGCGGTGCAGCGGTGGCTCGATCATGGACATCCTACCTAGCCACCCTTTGCAACCAAGACCTGGATGATTTTCGTATTTATGCCAGTGCGCTTGCAGATGACTACAATCATCTTGACCCCGTAGCTATTGGCATAATCATAATCATTTGTCTGTTTGCAGTTTTTAGCACCAAAGGGTCTTCTTGTTTAAACTACATTGCCTCATGTGTCCACGTAATTGTGATTCTTTTCACCATAATTGTTGGCCTTATGAAAGCAGACACTGATAATTACCGTGATTTTGCACCTTACAAAGCACGTGGCATCTTTAAAGCTTCCGCTGTCTTGTTTTGCTTATGTTGGATTTGA